The genomic stretch CAGGGAGGCCCCTATCACCGTATTGGGGACGGAGACGCCATTGCTTCCGATGATGGCCGCTTGATTCAGCTCGGTTACAAGCAAGAACTCAGCCGGGGCCTCTCGTACGTTTGCGATCtttcttatttccttttttttttttttcctttcttgatttatttttatttcgaATGAGAAGTAATGGGTTTGTGTTAATGTGTGGCACGGTGCAGGGCAATAGCAAACTTCTCGGTGACTTTCTCGATAATATCAGTGATTACCGGTCTGACCACGCTGTACGGTACGGGTCTCACGTATGGTGGGCCTTTTACGATGGTGTACGGATGGCCCGTGGTGGGCGTGTTCACTCTCATTGTGGGCCTATCGATGGCTGAGATTTGCTCTGCTTTTCCAACTTCTGGTGGGCTCTACTTTTGGAGCGCCAAGCTCTGCGGCAACGACTGGGGCCCTTTTGCTTCTTGGCTCACTGGCTGGTACGTTCCTTcgttcccttttcttttctatttttctactTTAGAAAAGAGGGAATAAAGATGAtgatcaattaaatatttaaaatatttacaagaaataaataaatatctaaactaatttttgGGTCTCATTCCGGGAAAGTTGACATGTATATGGGTCTAACCCAAATAAGATCTGTATGTGGGCCAATTATGACCGTGGGATATGGTCTTATGATCTTATCTGATAATCACAAACTTGATCCAATAAGTTCTTTAAGCATCAAATCCTATGCCTGACCCTAGCTATTCTGCATCATCCGGCCCAAGCCCAATTTTGGCTTACGCAAATGGTGCaagtggaatttttttttttggtttaattttttcattcaataaCCAGGTGTCTTTAATGCACATTAGGTTTTGAATTTGTTTAGGATTCCTAATATAATGGTTCATTAGGAACTTAACTTCAAATGGGCCAAATTGCATTAAGATTTCTTTTGAAGAGGGCCGTTATAATAAGGTTAATAAAATAGCCCCTAAATATTCTAACGAGAGGAGGGGGCTTGGGAGGGGCCATGGCGGTTCCCAAGCCCCCTTAGCTACGTCCCTCTGATTAGTACAATgcttagaaattatatttttataatttatatcatataatattGATGTGATAGGTTTAACCAATTCTTtgattagtcattgttaaaaaattaaaataaaatttaagggttGATTAAGACTCTCATATTAACATTATATAATAATTGTGATAAGTAATGACAAAACTATACTCTAGCTTGGGGGCATTAGCCCCCTCCCCCCccaccccaaattttaaaaattgctctaaaattatatgtttttatgaaataagccctctaattttttattttttaccctcttcattttcttttttattttaggcCCCCAAATCTAAAATTTAGTTTCATCCCAAATGTAGTTTTTGCATTAGTGAATGATGGAAAATCAATGGTTTGATTGTTTATGTAATCTGTTAATGGTTAAGTTCAACATTGTGTGGCGTGTCTGTATCTTCAAGAACATAGTTTTGGTGTGACAGATATGAATGTGTTTTGTGTGAACCAAAATCTGTCAATATCTTGTTTGGTCAATTAGAATCAGGAGACTCACGTTTAGAATCGCACAAGAATCTAATCAGGAgattatattaataattaagagaaatcataaatatgtataaaaaataTACAACTTGGATTCCACCATTTGtgagtttaattaatatttattgtaaaatatattaatcaacTGACAATACTCCTCAGTCTCTGGCCTCTATCTTGCACGATACCCTTGCatcataattttatattaagtgatCGTAGTAATTAAGATATAACCCAATGAAATAAATTAGTAGCATAAAAATATTAGACTTTATTGAAGATTCGACTCACTGTAGACACATTGAAATGTCTAGCCttcattttgaaatttctaCGTGATTAGCTGTCAGCCTGTCACTTTTCCATTTGACCAACGTGCCAATTAATTCTCTCTATCTCATTCATGGACAgcataaaagataaatgttaatGAGCAATAAGTTTCACATATTTGACTTATATTCTCttataattaatcattagatttatgtGGTCTACATTGACTTATGTGAGATCTACATAactctacaaattcaatagttgatTGTTAGAGAATATGAgttaaatatgaaaaacttattgacccttACCATTTTTTTCTGCATAAAATGTAGGCCGAGGCCCATAGTCGTCACGATGTGCGGTACCTCTGTTGCCCAGTGAAAGTCCAAAGAGTGCTAAAATaaggatcctttccatttcaaatttctttcatttcacacacacatataatatatttattatatatcaatatatacattattaattttaagtaaCCACATGCGctcatttttatttataggtTGTTGCCTCTCGCCTTTTTTTATAGGGCTTTAGGCATTTCTACAAGTAATCTATTACTGATATGGAgattcatttttcaagtttgttAGAGAAATGCATGGCATGAGTAAGTTGTTGACGGAGTTGGGGGAGTGAGAATGAGAAATTAGCTGTCGGACAGTACATCTTGGCGAGAGTGTACTCGAATTCTTGCTAGTCATCTGGGTTGTAAGCCATCGAGCCTTCTAGCCCCCTTCTTAGTTGTGTGTCATTGACCTTTTTATGCCTCTCAATTATGTGCTGCTGGATCTTTTGACAAGTAATTAGgccattaagaaaaaatttattttataatttagattaaattttataaatttaatagtatgtatatatattgatagGTAGTAAATATGTACTAAATATGTCATTCCAACATCTTTTAGCTCGGACTTACTCATTGGAGCTAGCCATACTATGTGTGCAACATATCGATGCTTGGTCGATAAAAGTCGTCTCCAGTCATCCTAACTGGTTGTGGTACGTTTCTTTGTCGATTTGGCCCTCCTCGACCCTCGTGCCCAAGTGAAGTGACCATGTAAGTCCGTGCCAAAAAGTAATTACTGGTATTACAGTTATATAAAAGCTGCACCAAATAcggcaagaaaaaataaataaaagacttGCGAGTCCAAAACAAGGTGGGAACTGGGAAGGAAATGAAACATGGGTGGGAATTGGGAAGTCCAACAAAACACGTTACAATCCCCGCAAGGTGTGGATTCACATTATCGGAGGCTTTGGTTGACCAGGAAGAAGAGAGCTTCAGTCCAAAACTAGCCATTTCTTTGTGGGTACGCAGATGGGACTGTTCCTTTGAATATAGAAAGTATTCGCTATTGGCTATTGCCAAGGCCCATAagattcagagagagagagagagactccaAGAAGGGAGGGAAAGAGATTGGCTGTTTGGTTGAAATATCCAAAACCCaacctttttcttctctttctctctgtttaAAATTCTCCACCTCTGTTCTCTGCTCTGAGAAGATGGTTTCCGTTGCTGAAAACGGCGCCGTCTCGGTTGATTCAGGACATACCCGTCTCCATGAGCTCGGCTACAAACAAGAGCTCAAGCGTGATCTATCGTAAATAttcacaataccctttttcttagttttttttttttttttttttttcctttgtttggcCTTTTGATCCCCAATTCATATGAATTGGGTTGATGGGGTTGATATGGTCTTTTGTTTATGGGTTTGGTTGGGAACTGCAGGGTGGTATCGAACTTTGCgttttcattttcaatcatTTCTGTGCTTACTGGTGTAACCACACTTTACAACACTGGGCTAAACTATGGAGGGCCAGTTTCTCTCACTTATGGCTGGTTAATAGCCGGTAGTTTCACCATGCTTGTTGGGTTGTCCATGGCTGAGATTTGTTCCTCTTATCCTACCTCTGGTGGTCTCTACTATTGGAGTGCCAAGCTTGCTGGCCCACGATGGGCACCCTTTGCCTCATGGATGACTGGCTGGTAATCATTTTCTCAGCTAGTTTTCTCTCGAGTTCAATTTCCACTGACTTTGATGGTTTCCCCTATGAACTTTGATTTACAACAATTCATCAAAGAAATGGGGGAAAAAAATTGGTAAAGCGATTGCAAAAGATAggaattgtcattttaattagtTAGTAGCTTACTTGTCAACTATACACTCTTAATCATCTCACCAATTATAGACCACCAATCAATTCGTAAGGAAATTGTAGTCAAAGCTGAAATACCCCAAGCATGTTCTACTAAGTTTTGGGCCAAGTCTAAAATGTGCTCGGCATGAGTTGCTTGCTACtgtcttgtttatttttataatcagtaatccaaaaaaaaaaaaaatgtcaatgggAAACAATAATGGAACTAGTTCTTTGACATGCTGTAGATTTTATACTATATTTGGGATTGAATTGCAGAATAATCTGTGCTTTTAACCAGCTCATTAAATTCCATTTTTCTCAGAACCAAAGAGAGAGTGAAATGTTCAATGTCCTTTTCTTGCTGTCACTAAgcctaaaattttaaatatattgcTTAACCAGCTGGTCAAGTAATCATAAGATAAGGAGAAGTTGGTCTTGTGCTATCAGATCTTCTGATGCACAGTAcataatttttatgtttatgcaGGTTCAATATTGTTGGTCAGGTATTACTCGGCATTCCTGGAGTTTCAAGTCCTTCAGAATCCATTGGGAGGTGAAGCTTGTTTTGGATGTGATACAGTCTGTTATAAACTCTAAACTGTTTGGATAACTTTTCATTTGCAGTGGGCTGTTACAACAAGTGTAGATTTTTCACTTGCGGAGCTGATTCAAGTGATTATTTTACTTAGCACTGGCGGAAAAAATGGAGGTGGATATGAGGCATCTAAATATGTTGTTATAGGTATCCACGGGGTAATTTTACTCCTACATGCTATCATAAACAGTCTTTCGATCTCTTGGTTATCTTTCTTCGGACAGTTAGCTGCTGGATGGAACATAATAGGTATGAAGAGTTTGCcgacattttttccttttccagtTTCCACATGTTATTGCTTCAGGCAATCTCTTCCTTGGATCTCTAATGTTTCTTGGCATCCTTAGGTGTCTTTGTTCTTATGATTCTCATTCCTGCTGTTGCGAAGGAGAGGGCTAGTGCCAAGTTCGTTTTCACTCACTTCAACACTGATAATGGTGATGGAATCAAcagtaaattatatatatttgttctgGGACTTCTAATGAGCCAGTATACCCTAACAGGGTATGATGCCTCTGCTCATATGGTAAGTTGCTTTGTTCTTTTCATCTCCTCAAATAAAATCACTGCCTTAAGAAGCACAAAGAAACATGTCAATCTTGATTTGTCTGAGAAATTTCAAAGCTTTTGTTGGGTCAATACTAAGATCCTACCTCAATAAAATGGTCAGCTGTCTTAATAACAAAATCGTGGGAATTTCTGATGATATATAACTTACCAAGgatgttttaatttgttaatatgcAAATCGAGTGAATATCAATGGTTTTAAGATTCTTGAGGTTGACTAATTGCTATTCTAAAACATGTCCAAACTCACAAAGTCAGGTGCTTATTCTTTATTCTACTTGCATATTGTCTagttcatttaatttatttctaaataaCCTGAATCTCGGGGGAAGAAATATATTATGGAACTTCTGTCATGTTTTGAGCCTTCACTTTTCTTTCTGTTGATGGCTTAATGATCGTGACCATTTAACCAGTACTGAATCTCCCAATTTCCTTTGAATTTCTATTTCTAGACAGAGGAAACCAAGAGCGCAGATAAGAATGGACCAAGAGGAATAATCAGCTCCATTGGGATATCTATTATTGTTGGATGGGGTTACATACTTGGCATCACTTTTGCAGTAACTAACATCTCATACCTTTTAGATGAAAACAACGATGCTGGTGGTTATGCCATTGCTGAAATTTTCTACCAAGCATTTAAGAGTAGATATGGAAATGGAGTTGGGGGGATTATTTGCTTGGGAGTGGTTGGTGTCGCAATATTTTTCTGTGGTATGAGTTCAGTTACTAGTAACTCAAGGTAAGCACATGTACATACTTATCCTCATATAATAGGAGTCGCTTGGGGAGTTTTGATCCCTTACTACTTTCTGCTTCATATTCATTTTCAGGATGGCTTATGCATTCTCTAGAGATGGAGCCATGCCATTTTCACCAGTTTGGCATAAAGTAAACAAGCAGGAGGTCCCCATAAATGCAGTTTGGCTCTCTGCCTTTGTATCATTTTGCATGGCACTGACGGTAtgcacatcttttttttttttaatcaattaacATATGTTTCTCTTGCCATTAACTTAGCCATTATAAGATTACATATTAAGATTTTGTTGCTTATAACTATGCACTAGAGTTGCTGATTTAGTGTTAGAAAATTGATCGCTCTTTCGGTAGGGACTGGCTATATATGTATCTGCATACACCTACAAGGGAGTCATATTTGTATCATATCCATATAGCGAGTACTTCTCAAATACTTCCAACTATCATCCtataaacatattaaaatttgaaaatgtatCAAATGCATCTAAGATATTCTTGGTTAAGAATTGGACACACCTTGAATGCTAGAATATAACCTCTTTACACGAAGAACTGGGATAAAATTGCAAATAAAACCATGGAAGGGTTTATGACCTATATTTTGACTAATGTATATATTAGTGATGCTCACATACCATACAACTGTAGAGAAGTACTTGGTACTGAATAGAAAATGACATATATAAAACAGGTATATTTAGTCATTAGCATATCCTTGCTTTCTGTTTCCTTCAAGCGTTGTATTGGCATATCCATGCCATATTGTATCTGTACCCCTTTTCTGGGTCCATGCTTTATGCGTTCTCCCTCGTATGTCTGATAGATTCTTGATAGCTTATTAGTACAAAAGGTATGAGTACCCTTATTTAGATAATTATGTTAAATAGGTCTATCTAACTAACAGCAAATAAAAGGAACCTAGGTTATGTTATTATGTTATGTTTAATGAGGAGGTTATCTTATTAAATTTCTGTCACTTAGtaattttctcattaaattctgaaacatgacttattttaaacgCTTAGATGATATGGACaattgaaatttatgaatttaaaatctcaaattttttaaaaaatttaggggatCTTAATCCATGTTATTAACATGTGTCCGATTTGTAGCGAAAAACACAAGAAAGCAATAGATTTGGATTTATTACATTATCAGTGaggactgattttttttttcctggttttATTTACTGGATGATATTTCTAAAAGATAAAATAGTCCTCACAGGTAAACAAATGCATTACTGGAAATATGGTATGAACTTGCTTGGTTGAGTTTAGTCTGCATGAATTTGGTTAAGCCCAAAGccatgttagtttttttttttttttttatgttaagcCAATACTCACACATGCACTTGGCCCTTGACACCCTCTTGTAATAAAATTTGATCTCTGCTATTCCTTGAACCACTACTAATGGTATATGCGCGTGTTCATCTTTGTTTTTGCAGTCTCTAGGGAGCTCTGTGGCATTTCAAGCTATGGTATCCATAGCAACTATTGGACTGTACATTGCTTATGCCCTGCCCATCTTCTTCAGGGTGACATTGGCTCGCAAGTCCTTTGTCCCAGGACCTTTCAATTTGGGGCGCTATGGGGTCCTGATTGGATGGATTGCAGTTCTTTGGGTGGCGACCATTTCAGTCCTCTTCTCATTGCCTGTAGCCTATCCCATCACCAATGAGACACTCAACTATACTCCTGTTGCAGTTGGCTGCTTGTTCATTCTTACTGTTTCTTCTTGGATATTCAGTGCTCGTCACTGGTTTAGAGGTCCTATCACCAACATAAATACTTGAAGTCGTGTATAATCATTGATGAAGATATCTGACaaacatcattattttttttaatccaactCTTACAATTTCTCCTTTCTAGTAAAAGTCAAAAGTTGATGAGCGACAACTATGTTCTTAATCATAGTGATGCGGGCATAACGCATTTCCATTTAAATGGGAAAGATCCTCCCCCGTAATCCTTTTCCCCATTCAATtaggataaaaataaattaaaaaaaaaaaagaaagcgcACTGCAGAAAATTGTTTGTAGAAGAAAATGTGTAGAATCTCTAATCCAATGGAAATCTATCAGTCTCTTTTGCTTTAAGAAAATTCGTCCTCGAGTTTTTATCGAACTTTCGTCGATCTATCGTGATGCCAAGTACTGGCTTGTTCCTCTTCAAGAACCGGTCCAAAACTACAATACAACTATGAAACTCTCTTGCATTCAAAGAAATATATCCTCTTGACATTCAAATTCCAGCTCCAAATTCTAAAGCTAGAAGAATTTTTTCCTCCGTTGAAACTGCATTGTCTATAGATTATAACtcacccaacaaaaaaaaaaaaatagtatctaTAGATTACCAATATAAGGTGGTTATGTGtccaacaaaaggaaaaaaaaggtagTTAGATGTCAGCCTGCATGAAAAGAAGGGTCTTGTCTACTTCCATTGCTGAGGTATATATGGATCAAGGACTAGGCTCCATCTGGTGAATAAATGCACCTGAaatcaaaatatgaaatatgcaTAAGATACTTGGAACATCAGTCTTTGAGaacaattaatgaaaaatcatcatAAAATGTACGGATAACTGGTTCTAGTTTCACTGAAGTCTTCTTTAATCAATGATTAAATCTGATTAGGGGACAAACCTTTTGGATGTAGAACTTCATTACTGGTAAATCATCAAAGTTCAAACTGTTCTGGATTTGTGACGTTTCCGCCTAAAGTCTCCCTCAGCCATTCACAATATCGATCAACATCACTGCCAAAATCGTACAACTCTAGATCTTCTGGGTCTTCTTCAAGCACTTTCAATAGATCACCATATTCGATCAGGGGTTGGTTTGGAGGAACCTGCTCTGTTATAGCTTCCAATTGTTGACTCTCATTGTTGAAGTCGGCTAGAAATTCTTCTACATTGATTGCATCACCTGGAGTTGTCCCCGTAGAATCCAACGAAAATCGGTTCTGGGTTTCTGTTTTCAAATTTGGTAGCTCCAATTCCGGTACTTGAACACTGCTCCCTTCTAACCCAAGGGCTAGTTTCCCCTCTCTGTTTTCGTTCTTGTTTAGATGGTATGGAAAACCATTGGTGTCAGTGGAAAGATATGAATTTGGATTGGCACACAAGCTCTTATATCCAAAATTAGAACTTTCATATCCTAATTGGGAGGGAAGAAAAATCTGCTTCTTGTGTGATTGTGCAATTTCAGTTCTGCCATAGGGACCAGATGATTTACTTATGAGAGGTAAATTAGTGACAACAGTCTCGTTGATACGCTGTACTTGAGCTTTGTATTTCTGCAGGGAGAAAAGGAGCAGTGCTTCAACAATAGACGAATGACAAAGAAAAATATACGGCTGCCAACTAAAAAAATCAGAAAGAAAATCATAGTGATAAGAATACTTATAAGCCATTTCCGCGTCCAAAGAAGAAACGAAAcatggaaaaaggaaataataaaacaagtaaTATTGCTGCTTGAGtaatgaatttattttctaaaattcaacCATTTTGCTCCATTGCTTGCATGCCAAGAGTCCCAAGCTCATGCAAGTTCTTATTCTCTTCAGTTATTCGTCGGtatcctactttttttttttaatgtccacacaaaaggagatgagagatttaaactagtgatTAGTGACATCCACTTCATAAAGCGTAGTCTTCAGTTGATTGAACTACCGTTTTAGGACGTCTGTATCCTACTTAAACAAGAAACTAATTCCAACTAGTTATGTAATGACTTATAAAAAATGTTAGTTATAACTAATCAAGTTACAATTAAAATTCTCTAGAATCACTTATTGAGATTGCGATCAAGGCCTCCACATTGACATCCTTGGCCAGATTAGACCGGCAATCTCAAGTGAGAGATTGTGGTGGAGGGTATGATGCATAATGCATCATGAAAGATTACTTATCTTcccacaataaaaataaaattaaaataaatagcGGTTGGGGTCACTTGACCCGTGCGGATAAACTGACAACTAAAGTTTTGGTTACTAgggtttattttatatattttacttttctttaggCTTATCTTTGTCTTTTCAATGTTTTAGCATAAGAGTGCTATTATTATACTTTGTGCTATTTAGGGTTTCTACAAGTTTTCTATAAAAGCTAGTTATATTTTTTGGCAAGAAAGTTAATTGGTTTTGGGTCAATAAAATTTctagagagagatttttcttgttcttcttccaAACTTCAGGTATTCTTGAGGAATCAACGAATTGTTGATGTCTTTATTCCTGGTAACCTCATAAGTGAATCAGTATGTTTAAAGATTGGTTTGCTTGAGGTATTCGTGTGCCAATCAACGGATTAATTATCAAGATTGTTTAtccctttctcttctttttttttttttcttttctttctttctttttttttacaaaatccaaTTTTTCTACAAACTTCTCTGCATGCAAgatgattttatgatatgagtttAATTTGGGGGGAGGGGGCATTAAATTCGAACAATtcactataataataataataataataataatcaaacacTAAGAGATTAATACAAAAGAACccataaaatttatatgaaaaacCCTCCGGTGTAAAGGAAAAAACTATGGGATAAATTCGAACAATttactataataataataataataataatataaagattACAATGCTCAAGTCTATACCTCAAATCAAAACCTAATGCTCATTAAGACGAATTAGCTAGGATTTTCTCCAgtttggagaatatccagtaaTTAGTCATAGGTATTTTTGTCaactcaaaaagtaaaaagataaaaatactcataaaatgAACCAAAGAACATATTGTTTCGGTTAAGACGTCCTCAATCAACACAAAGGGGTCTCAACAAGATAATTAACGTTGACAATAATGTTTGAACCCTTGGATTTGAAACAGTTGAGAGGTTTCTCTTACCTGTAGATGACTGGCAACCTGGCGCACGGTCAAATTAGACACATTCATCATCTTTAGTATTTTCTTCGGTCGAGCATC from Corylus avellana chromosome ca1, CavTom2PMs-1.0 encodes the following:
- the LOC132182714 gene encoding amino-acid permease BAT1 homolog isoform X1, yielding MDNGIRIAEQGGPYHRIGDGDAIASDDGRLIQLGYKQELSRGLSAIANFSVTFSIISVITGLTTLYGTGLTYGGPFTMVYGWPVVGVFTLIVGLSMAEICSAFPTSGGLYFWSAKLCGNDWGPFASWLTGWFNIVGQWAVTTSVDFSLAELIQVIILLSTGGKNGGGYEASKYVVIGIHGVILLLHAIINSLSISWLSFFGQLAAGWNIIGVFVLMILIPAVAKERASAKFVFTHFNTDNGDGINSKLYIFVLGLLMSQYTLTGYDASAHMTEETKSADKNGPRGIISSIGISIIVGWGYILGITFAVTNISYLLDENNDAGGYAIAEIFYQAFKSRYGNGVGGIICLGVVGVAIFFCGMSSVTSNSRMAYAFSRDGAMPFSPVWHKVNKQEVPINAVWLSAFVSFCMALTSLGSSVAFQAMVSIATIGLYIAYALPIFFRVTLARKSFVPGPFNLGRYGVLIGWIAVLWVATISVLFSLPVAYPITNETLNYTPVAVGCLFILTVSSWIFSARHWFRGPITNINT
- the LOC132182714 gene encoding amino-acid permease BAT1 homolog isoform X3, with the protein product MDNGIRIAEQGGPYHRIGDGDAIASDDGRLIQLGYKQELSRGLSAIANFSVTFSIISVITGLTTLYGTGLTYGGPFTMVYGWPVVGVFTLIVGLSMAEICSAFPTSGGLYFWSAKLCGNDWGPFASWLTGWVVSNFAFSFSIISVLTGVTTLYNTGLNYGGPVSLTYGWLIAGSFTMLVGLSMAEICSSYPTSGGLYYWSAKLAGPRWAPFASWMTGWFNIVGQWAVTTSVDFSLAELIQVIILLSTGGKNGGGYEASKYVVIGIHGVILLLHAIINSLSISWLSFFGQLAAGWNIIGVFVLMILIPAVAKERASAKFVFTHFNTDNGDGINSKLYIFVLGLLMSQYTLTGYDASAHMTEETKSADKNGPRGIISSIGISIIVGWGYILGITFAVTNISYLLDENNDAGGYAIAEIFYQAFKSRYGNGVGGIICLGVVGVAIFFCGMSSVTSNSRMAYAFSRDGAMPFSPVWHKVNKQEVPINAVWLSAFVSFCMALTSLGSSVAFQAMVSIATIGLYIAYALPIFFRVTLARKSFVPGPFNLGRYGVLIGWIAVLWVATISVLFSLPVAYPITNETLNYTPVAVGCLFILTVSSWIFSARHWFRGPITNINT
- the LOC132182714 gene encoding amino-acid permease BAT1 homolog isoform X2 — protein: MVSVAENGAVSVDSGHTRLHELGYKQELKRDLSVVSNFAFSFSIISVLTGVTTLYNTGLNYGGPVSLTYGWLIAGSFTMLVGLSMAEICSSYPTSGGLYYWSAKLAGPRWAPFASWMTGWFNIVGQWAVTTSVDFSLAELIQVIILLSTGGKNGGGYEASKYVVIGIHGVILLLHAIINSLSISWLSFFGQLAAGWNIIGVFVLMILIPAVAKERASAKFVFTHFNTDNGDGINSKLYIFVLGLLMSQYTLTGYDASAHMTEETKSADKNGPRGIISSIGISIIVGWGYILGITFAVTNISYLLDENNDAGGYAIAEIFYQAFKSRYGNGVGGIICLGVVGVAIFFCGMSSVTSNSRMAYAFSRDGAMPFSPVWHKVNKQEVPINAVWLSAFVSFCMALTSLGSSVAFQAMVSIATIGLYIAYALPIFFRVTLARKSFVPGPFNLGRYGVLIGWIAVLWVATISVLFSLPVAYPITNETLNYTPVAVGCLFILTVSSWIFSARHWFRGPITNINT